The Salegentibacter sp. Hel_I_6 region ATAATGCATTTTTGCAATGGCGCGAAAAGTCACCAAAACATAGAGCCGAAGTAATTAAAGCTATTGGAGCGAAATTAACCGAAAATAAGGATGCATTGGTAAAGCTAATGACTTCTGAAATGGGAAAATTGCTTAAGCAAAGTGAACAGGAGGTAGATCTATGTGCAGGTATTTGTGAATGGACTGCAGCGAATGGTCCCGAAAATTTAAAAGATGAAGAACGTGAGTTGCCCGATGGTGGCCGCGGGATAATTACTTATTCACCTATTGGTGTAATCTACGGAATACAACCATGGAATTTTCCGGCGTACCAGGTAGTTAGATATACTATTGCCAATCTTATGGCTGGAAATGGCGTGCTACTAAAACATGCTGAAAGTGTTACTGGATCTGGCCTTATGCTTGAAAAAATATTTAAGGAGGCGGGACTGCCTAAAGATCTTTTTAAAGTTATTGTAATAGATCATGATCAGTCTGACTCCATTATTGAACACAAACTGGTTCGTGGTGTAACCTTAACCGGAAGTCCAGATGCTGGAAAAATTGTTGGTAAAAAAGCTAGCGCCAATCTAAAGAAAACTGTACTTGAACTAGGATCTAATGATGCTTATTTAGTATTGGAAGATGCCAATGTGAAAAAAGCAGTAGATTGGTGTGTGCAAGGTAGAATCTATAACAATGGTGAAACCTGTGTAGCTGCCAAAAGATTTGTGGTAACAGAAAAGGTTTACGATGAATTTAAAGAAGCTTTTGTAGAAAAGATGAAGAATATTAAAGCCGGGGATCCCACAAGCGAGGAAAGCGATCTTGGGCCAATGGCAAGAAAA contains the following coding sequences:
- a CDS encoding NAD-dependent succinate-semialdehyde dehydrogenase, whose amino-acid sequence is MKDKTLKTINPATGKELETYNYFTDQEAKDAVEDCHNAFLQWREKSPKHRAEVIKAIGAKLTENKDALVKLMTSEMGKLLKQSEQEVDLCAGICEWTAANGPENLKDEERELPDGGRGIITYSPIGVIYGIQPWNFPAYQVVRYTIANLMAGNGVLLKHAESVTGSGLMLEKIFKEAGLPKDLFKVIVIDHDQSDSIIEHKLVRGVTLTGSPDAGKIVGKKASANLKKTVLELGSNDAYLVLEDANVKKAVDWCVQGRIYNNGETCVAAKRFVVTEKVYDEFKEAFVEKMKNIKAGDPTSEESDLGPMARKDLRDELHEQVEDSVEKGAAVLCGGNIPEGDGYYYPATVLANVKPGQPAYDDELFGPVASLIKAKDDEDAMRIANDSRFGLGGGIFSENEEKAIELASKHFDTGMVFINSFGLAQPNMPFGGVKNSGYGREHGGFGLKEFVNTKAINILKG